Proteins encoded together in one Cicer arietinum cultivar CDC Frontier isolate Library 1 chromosome 4, Cicar.CDCFrontier_v2.0, whole genome shotgun sequence window:
- the LOC101500225 gene encoding RING-H2 finger protein ATL16-like, whose protein sequence is MDFAAKKHLIHISNASSPSFVSQTFPPIPNQPNYVQNFPIIAIIVVGMLATSLLLIVYYTFVIKCCLNWNHVDLVRVRRISLSNRYEEQSSTNSNVASEPKGLEESMIQSIPVIHFQKERDYGERSFCECVVCLNEFQQDEKLRVIPNCNHVFHIDCVDLWLQNNANCPLCRRRISLTRQVEHVLTPRPSSYYQSQNVEDFVVIDLENNENDEGENMHGRQERGKELMEVQRDTISPSNMKLEHRILHKNEIKLHKVTSMGDECILGINDKDDGFLVQPIRRSFSMDLSIKKSLYQQNLHVDEVSSIDVCGDSSSRVKRSFFSFGHGSRSKSVVLPIHLDP, encoded by the coding sequence ATGGATTTTGCAGCCAAAAAACACTTGATCCATATATCAAATGCATCATCACCATCATTTGTATCACAAACGTTTCCACCTATCCCAAATCAACCTAATTATGTTCAAAATTTTCCAATAATAGCAATCATTGTAGTGGGAATGTTGGCCACATCTCTCCTTCTTATAGTCTACTACACCTTCGTGATCAAATGTTGTCTAAATTGGAACCATGTTGATCTTGTTAGAGTAAGACGAATTTCTCTATCAAATCGATATGAAGAACAATCGTCAACAAATTCTAATGTGGCATCAGAGCCTAAAGGACTAGAGGAATCAATGATTCAATCAATTCCGGTGATTCATTTCCAAAAAGAAAGAGACTATGGTGAAAGAAGCTTTTGTGAATGTGTAGTTTGTTTGAATGAGTTTCAACAAGATGAGAAACTAAGGGTTATACCAAATTGCAACCATGTATTTCACATTGATTGTGTTGATCTTTGGCTTCAAAATAATGCAAATTGTCCACTTTGTAGAAGAAGAATTTCATTGACAAGACAAGTTGAGCATGTTCTCACTCCAAGACCTTCATCTTATTATCAAAGCCAAAATGTTGAagattttgttgtgattgatttggaaaataatgaaaatgatgAAGGAGAAAACATGCATGGAAGACAAGAAAGAGGCAAAGAATTAATGGAGGTACAAAGAGATACTATTAGTCCTTCAAACATGAAGTTGGAACATAGAATTTTACACAAGAATGAAATTAAGCTTCATAAAGTGACAAGCATGGGGGATGAGTGTATATTAGGTATTAATGACAAAGATGATGGCTTTTTAGTTCAACCAATTAGAAGATCTTTTTCAATGGACTTATCAATTAAGAAATCTTTATATCAACAAAATCTACATGTTGATGAGGTTAGCTCCATTGATGTTTGTGGTGATAGTAGTAGTAGAGTCAAGAGAtctttcttttcctttggaCATGGAAGTAGATCCAAAAGTGTTGTTTTACCTATTCATCTGGACCCTTGA
- the LOC140920097 gene encoding zinc finger BED domain-containing protein RICESLEEPER 2-like, which translates to MTLTAHFIDKEWNYQKHIISFSLVLNHKGDTIGRKIEEVLMEWGIRNVSTITVDSASSNDMVVSYLNKRLMNKNGLMGEGDYFHMRFIRSSPQRALKFKECIDICNITYKKLLSLDVSTRWNSTYIMLEAVEKYQAAFDKLEGEGSGYLTWFGVAGPPTSDDWKYFEYLWDF; encoded by the exons ATGACCCTTACCGCTCATTTCATTGATAAAGAATGGAACTATCAGAAACACATTATAAGCTTTAGTTTAGTGCTAAATCACAAAGGGGACACCATTGGTAGGAAAATTGAAGAGGTGTTGATGGAATGGGGTATTAGAAATGTGTCTACAATTACTGTTGACAGTGCATCATCCAATGATATGGTTGTATCTTATCTGAACAAGAGACTTATGAACAAGAATGGACTGATGGGTGAAGGGGATTATTTTCATATGAG GTTTATCCGTTCTTCTCCACAAAGAGCTTTGAAGTTTAAGGAATGCATTGATATTTGtaatataacatataaaaaacttCTTAGTCTTGATGTTTCCACAAGGTGGAATTCAACATACATAATGTTGGAAGCTGTTGAAAAGTATCAAGCAGCTTTTGATAAATTAGAGGGTGAGGGTTCTGGGTATTTGACTTGGTTTGGGGTTGCTGGTCCTCCTACTTCTGATGATTGGAAATATTTCGAGTATTTGTGGGatttttaa
- the LOC101495548 gene encoding transcription factor bHLH104-like, translating to MDSIELLEDSASWDFLDYSFIDPPPTDFLWSNSSLSTEIDIPSGVVACQEENTRKRGRTESCYKAGTKACREKLRREKLNERFCDLSAVLEPGRPVRTDKPAILDDAIRVLSQLKTEAQELKEANEKLVEEIKCLKAEKIELREEKLVLKADKEKIEKQLKTLPISPAGFMPPPMAAYQARMNKMAVYPNYGYIPMWQYLPHSARDTSQDHELRPPAA from the exons ATGGATTCGATAGAGTTATTAGAAGACAGCGCTTCTTGGGATTTTCTCGATTACTCTTTCATCGATCCTCCTCCCACCGATTTCCTTTGGTCCAATTCAAG TTTGAGCACGGAAATCGACATTCCAAGTGGTGTCGTCGCATGTCAAGAAGAGAATACCAGGAAGAG GGGACGCACTGAATCATGCTACAAGGCAGGAACAAAAGCTTGCCGTGAGAAATTGCGGAGGGAGAAACTCAATGAAAG GTTTTGTGATTTGAGTGCTGTTTTGGAACCCGGGAGACCTGTGAGAACAGATAAACCTGCTATACTTGACGATGCTATCAGAGTCTTGAGCCAACTCAAAACTGAAGCTCAGGAACTCAAAGAAGCAAATGAAAAATTAGTAGAGGAAATAAAATGTTTGAAG GCAGAGAAAATCGAACTCCGCGAAGAGAAACTTGTTCTGAAAGCTGACAAAGAAAAGATTGAGAAGCAGTTGAAAACTTTGCCTATTTCACCAGCAGGGTTTATGCCTCCTCCTATGGCTGCTTATCAAGCAAGGATGAACAAGATGGCTGTTTATCCAAACTACGGCTATATCCCGATGTGGCAATATCTTCCTCATTCCGCTCGCGATACATCCCAAGATCATGAGCTCAGGCCTCCTGCTGCTTAG